In the Nocardia asteroides genome, GCGCTCGGCCGGATCGAGGTGCTCGGTGGCGTAGCTGAGCGCGGTACGGCCCATGGCCGCCGCGTGCTGGTCGAGGAAGCCGGTCAGCACCGCGCGGTCGACCCGCTTGCCGACCTCGCGGAGCATCCACCCGGACGCCTTCTGCAGCAGGTCGCGGCGGTCCGGCAGCAGCAGTTCGACCAGCTCCAGCGTGGTGCCCGGATCACCGGCCTTGATGAAGGCGAAGGTGCTGAGCAGCGCGACCCGGCGCTCCCAGAGCGAATCGGCGGCGGCGAGCTCGACGAGCAGGTCGCGCGGGCGGTCGAGCAGCCAGCGGCCGACGATGTGCTCGGCGGAGGCGTCCACCAGGTCCCAGTTGTTCACTCGCCCGCCGCGCACCGCACGCAGGTACAGCTCGACGATCGCGCGCTGCGTCTCCTCGTCACGGCTGCGCGGGCGGGCGGCGAGTTCGGAGCGGCGGTTCAGGATGAAGAGCGCCGCCAGCCGCTCCTCGTGCACCGGGCTCGCCAGCAGCTCGTCGACCTGATCCAGCGGCAGTTCGGCAAAGCGCGCGGCGACCTTCCTGGTGGCGGGCACCCGGACCCCGATGAAGACATCGCCCTCGCCGTACTCGCCCGGCCCGGTCTTGAAGAAGCGCCGCAACCCCGCGGCGTCGACGGGATCGGCCTGCGCCGCCAGCGCGGCCCGCAGCGCAACGGCGGTATCCGAGCCGACCGCCGAACTCCGTGCTTCCGTGCCTGCCGACCGCCGTCCCCCGGCACCGGCCGCGCTGCCTGCGGTTCCGACCTGCCACCTTGGCTCGCGGACCCGATCGACGCCAGGGGTCACGGCAGCCCGGCGCCGAGCAGCCGCCCCGACTCGAACGCCCCCGCGCTCGGCGGCAGCGGCCCGGGGCGCCCGCTGGTGCGCACCAGGATGGTGCCGTTTCCGGTGCTCGGCCGCCCCAGCTCCGCCATCCGGCGCACCGTCTGCGCGGCCACCGCGGGCGCGCTGTCGAAGAGCCGGACCCCGGCGGGCAGCGCGGCCAGGATCTCGTCGGCCATGAGCGGGTAGTGCGTGCAGCCGAGCACGACACCCTCGACGCCATCGGGCGTGCGCTCGGCGGCCGAGGCGATGGCCCGGCGGGCGGCCGCGAGCTCGCCGCGGTCGATGGAGTCGGCGAGGCCGTGGCAGGCGATCCCGACCACCTCGGCGGCACCGCCGAAGCGGGCGATCAGGTCCGCCTGGTACCGGCTGGCGGTGGTGGCCGCGGTCGCCCAGACCGCCACCGAGCGGCACTCCGCCGCGGCGGGCTTGATGGCGGGCACGGTGCCGACCACCGGCACCTGCGGCCCCACCATGGCCCGCAGCTGCGCCAGCGCGGTGACGCTGGCGGTATTGCACGGCAGCACGATCACCTCGGCGCCGAGCCGCAGCGAATCCGCGGCGGTGTCGAGCACCCGCTGCACCGTCCACGCCTCCGGCTTCGGCCCCCAGGGCGCGCCGTCCGGGTCGAGCTGGAGCAGCAGGTCCACGTCCGGGCGCAGTTTGCGCAGCCAGGCCGCCGTCGGCAGCAGGCCGAGCCCCGAATCGATGAGCGCCACGATCACACCGCTCACCGTATTACAGGGCCGGGACACCCCTGCCCGCCGAGCCGCGCTCAGGCGGGCGCGAGCACGTCCGCGACCCGCGCGCCCGCGGCGATCTTGCCCCGCGCCTTCATCACCTTCCCGGCCATACCCGCGCCGACCACGGCGGTGAGGATCCCGTCCCGCGAGTAGTAGGCGATGAAGGCGTGCCCGTTCCCCGGCTCCACGTGCAGGTCGTCGGCCGGGCTCGGCTTGCCGAGCGCCTGCAGCTTGAGCTCGTACTGGTCGCTCCAGAAGTACGGCACCTGCGCGGGCACGGCGGGCACCTCGGTGCCTGGCACCAGCTCGGCCAGGATGTGCAGCGCGACCACCCGCGCCTGCTCGCCCGCGCTGGTCCAGTGCTCCATCCGCCGGTGCGCACCGGCCGCGGTGCGCCAGGCCGCCACATCGCCCGCCGCCCAGACCCCGGCCGCGGAGGTGCGGCCGTTCTCGTCGGCGAGGACGCCGCCACCGGCCCCGGCGGGCGCCAGCTCGACCCCGGACTCGGCCAACCACTCCACCTCGGGCCGCGAGCCGACGCCGAACACCACCAGATCGGCCGCCACCTCGCTGCCGTCGCTGAGCTCGGCCCCGCGCACCGCCCCGTTCTCGTCGGCGTGCAGCAGCGAGACGCCGAGCCCGCAGCGCACGTCGACGCCCTTGGCCCGGTGCATCTCGGCGACCCGCTCGCCGACCTGCTCGCCGAGCACACCGGCCAGCGGCGCGGCCTGCGGCTCCACCAGCACCACGTCCAGCCCCTCGGCCCGGAACGATGCCGCCACCTCGCAGCCGATGAACCCGGCCCCGATCACCAGCGCGCTGCGCGCCGAGCCAACCGCGGCACGCAGGGCGACAGCGTCACTGTGCGAACGCAGCACGTGGATCCCGGCCAGCTCGGGCAGCCCGGTGAGCCTGCGCGGGCGCAGCCCGGTGGCGATCACCAGGTGCGCGTACTCCAGCTCACCGCCGTCCGCGAGCAGCAGCCTGCGGTGCGCGATGTCGACCCCGGCCGCCGCCACGCCGAGCCGCAGCTCGATCTGCTTCTCGGCGAAGAACTCGGGCGGCCGCAGCGCCGTGTCCTCGACCTCGCCGCGCACGAACTGCTTGGACAGCGGCGGGCGGTCGTACGGCGGCCGGTCCTCGTCGCCGACCAGGACGAGGCCGCCCTCGTACCCGGCCCGCCGCAGCTCCTCTGCGGTTCGCAGCCCGGCAAGGCCTGCGCCGACGATCACGATCGGTGCGGTCATCGCGTTCTCCATTCTCGAGAATGCCGTTATCATACCTGGAACGAGGTAGCTATCACCCTAGCAAGTGCTTGTTTGGTCGTCAGCACCGTCGTTCGCCCCCGAAACGCCGAGCGGCGCCGCCCCCGCAGGGGCGACGCCGCTCGAACCGCGATGTCAGGACATCACTTCAGGATCTTGATCACGCGACCGGCACCGACGGTGCGGCCACCCTCACGGATCGCGAAGCGCAGGCCCTCTTCCATGGCGATCGGCTGGATCAGCTTGACCAGCATCTCCGTGTTGTCGCCGGGCATGACCATCTCGGTGCCCTCGGGGAGGGTGACGACACCGGTCACGTCGGTGGTGCGGAAGTAGAACTGCGGGCGGTAGTTGTTGAAGAACGGGGTGTGGCGGCCACCCTCGTCCTTCGACAGGATGTACGCCTGGCCCTCGAACTCGGTGTGCGGGGTCGTGGTGCCCGGCTTGACGACGACCTGGCCGCGCTCCACGTCCTCGCGCTTGATGCCGCGGACCAGCAGGCCGACGTTGTCGCCCGCCTGACCCTGGTCGAGCAGCTTGCGGAACATCTCGATGCCGGTGATCGTGGTCTTGGTCGTCTTCTCCTTGATCCCGACGATCTCGACCTCTTCGTTCACGTTCACGATGCCGCGCTCGACGCGACCGGTGACGACGGTGCCACGGCCGGTGATCGTGAAGACGTCCTCGATCGGCATCAGGAACGGCTTCTCGGTCTCGCGCACCGGGTCCGGGATGGACTCGTCGACCGCGTCCATGAGCTCGACGACGGAGGCGACCCACTTCTCGTCACCCTCGAGCGCCTTCAGGCCGGAGACGCGAACGACGGGGGCATCCTCGTCGAACTCCTGGGCGGCCAGCAGCTCGCGGACCTCCATCTCGACGAGCTCGAGGATCTCCTCGTCGTCGACCATGTCCGACTTGTTCAGCGCGACCAGGATGTAGGGCACGCCGACCTGGCGGGCGAGCAGCACGTGCTCGCGGGTCTGCGGCATCGGGCCGTCGGTGGCCGCCACGACCAGGATCGCGCCGTCCATCTGCGCCGCACCGGTGATCATGTTCTTGATGTAGTCGGCGTGGCCCGGGGCGTCGACGTGGGCGTAGTGCCGCTTCTCCGTCTGGTACTCGACGTGGGAGATGTTGATCGTGATACCACGAGCCTTCTCCTCCGGCGCCTTGTCGATCTGGTCGAACGCGAACGCCGCGTTCAGGGTCGGGTACTTGTCGGCCAGCACCTTGGTGATCGCCGCGGTCAGCGTGGTCTTGCCGTGGTCGACGTGACCGATGGTGCCGATGTTGACGTGCGGCTTCGTCCGCTCGAACTTCGCCTTCGCCACTTTGTGTCCTCCTGGACTGTCTTGGTGCGTGCAGTTGCAGCAGTGCGGTGGTCTCCCCCGCACTTACACGGGGAAAGGGTATTGCGTACGCCCGGGAGCGTGTTACTCGCCGGTCGCCTTGGCGATGATCTCCTTCGACACGTTGGCCGGAACCTCCGCGTACGAGTCGAACACCATGGAGTAGTTCGCCCGGCCCTGGGTCTTCGACCGCAGGTCACCGATGTAGCCGAACATCTCCGAGAGCGGAACCAGCGCCTTGACGACACGGGCACCACTGCGTTCCTCCATGGCCTGGATCTGGCCACGGCGGGAGTTCAGGTCGCCGATCACATCGCCCATGTAGTCCTCGGGCGTGATCACCTCGACCGCCATCAGCGGCTCGAGGATGACCGGACCGGCCTTGCGGGCCGCTTCCTTCAGGGCCTGCGCGCCGGCGATCTTGAACGCCATCTCCGAGGAGTCGACGTCGTGGTAGGCGCCGTCGAGCAGCTTCGCCTTGATGTTGACCAGCGGGTACCCGGCCAGCACGCCGTACTGCATGGCGTCCTGGATGCCCGCGTCGACCGAGGGGATGTACTCGCGCGGCACGCGGCCACCGGTGACCTTGTTCTCGAACTCGTAGGTCGCGCCGTCCTCGCCGACGAACGGCTCGAGGGCGATGATGACCTTCGCGAACTGGCCGGAGCCACCGGTCTGCTTCTTGTGCGTGTACTCGTGCTTCTCGACCGCCTTGGTCAGCGTCTCGCGGTAGGCCACCTGCGGCTTGCCGACGTTCGCCTCGACCTTGAACTCGCGCCGCATCCGGTCGACCAGGATGTCCAGGTGCAGCTCGCCCATGCCGCCGATGACGGTCTGGCCGGTCTCCTGGTCCAGCTTGACCGAGAAGGTCGGGTCCTCTTCCGAGAGCCGCTGGATCGCGGTGCCCAGCTTCTCCTGGTCGGACTTGGTCTTGGGCTCGATCGAGACCTCGATGACCGGGTCCGGGAAGGTCATGGACTCCAGCACGATCTGCTTCTGCGGATCGCTCAGGGTGTCACCGGTGGTGGTGTCCTTGAGGCCGATGACCGCGTAGATGTGCCCCGCGGAGGCCGCGCCGACCGGATTCTCCTTGTTGGAGTGCATCTGGAACAGCTTGCCGAGCCGCTCCTTCTTGCCCTTGGTGGAGTTGATCACCTGGGCTCCGGAGTCGACCTTGCCGGAGTACACCCGGACGTAGGTCAGCTTGCCGAAGAAGGGGTGCACCGCGATCTTGAACGCCAGCGCCGCGAACGGCTCGGAGGCGTCCGGCTTGCGGGTCAGCAGCTCCTCTTCCTTGCCGGGGACGTGGCCCGTGGTGTTCTCCACGTCCAGCGGCGAGGGGAGGTAGTCGATGACCGCGTCCAGCATGGGCTGCACGCCCTTGTTCTTGAACGCGGAGCCGCAGAGCACCGGGTAGAGCTCGGAGTTCACCGTCAGCTTGCGGATGGCGCCCTTGATCTCCTCGATCGAGAGCTCCTCGCCGCCGAAGAACTTCTCCAGCAGCGCCTCGTCGGACTCGGCGACGGTCTCCAGCAGCGCGGTGCGGTACTCCTCGGCGCGCTCCTTCAGATCGTCCGGGATCTCGACGACCTCGTACTCCTCGCCGAGCTTGGTCTCGCCGCGCCAGACCTTGGCGTTGTTCTCGACCAGGTCGACGATGCCCTCGAAGGTGTCCTCGGCGCCGATCGGCAACTGAAGCACCAGCGGCTTGGCGCCGAGGCGCTCCTGGATGGTGCGCACGGTGAAGTAGAAATCCGCACCGAGCTTGTCCATCTTGTTGACGAAGCAGATCCGCGGCACGTCGTACTTGTCGGCCTGACGCCACACCTGCTCGGACTGGGGCTCGACGCCCTCCTTGCCGTCGAACACGGCCACGGCGCCATCGAGCACCCGCAGCGACCGCTCCACCTCGACGGTGAAGTCGACGTGCCCGGGGGTGTCGATGATGTTGATCTGGTTGTCTTTCCAGAAGCACGTGGTCGCGGCGGAGGTGATGGTGATACCACGCTCCTGCTCCTGCTCCATCCAGTCCATCGTGGCCGCGCCGTCGTGGACCTCACCGATCTTGTACGTGATGCCGGTGTAGAAGAGGATGCGTTCGGTAGTGGTGGTCTTACCGGCATCGATGTGGGCCATGATGCCGATGTTTCGGACCTTGTTCAGGTCGGTGAGCACGTCCTGTGCCACGGAAATCTTCCCCGCTCTGCTCTCTGGGATGCGTCTTCGGTTGTCAACGCCGGAACGGGCACCGAGATGCCCGGTTCTCGACCGTGAGCCCGCCGGCCCCGAC is a window encoding:
- a CDS encoding DNA alkylation repair protein is translated as MRAALAAQADPVDAAGLRRFFKTGPGEYGEGDVFIGVRVPATRKVAARFAELPLDQVDELLASPVHEERLAALFILNRRSELAARPRSRDEETQRAIVELYLRAVRGGRVNNWDLVDASAEHIVGRWLLDRPRDLLVELAAADSLWERRVALLSTFAFIKAGDPGTTLELVELLLPDRRDLLQKASGWMLREVGKRVDRAVLTGFLDQHAAAMGRTALSYATEHLDPAERARYRALR
- the fusA gene encoding elongation factor G; this translates as MAQDVLTDLNKVRNIGIMAHIDAGKTTTTERILFYTGITYKIGEVHDGAATMDWMEQEQERGITITSAATTCFWKDNQINIIDTPGHVDFTVEVERSLRVLDGAVAVFDGKEGVEPQSEQVWRQADKYDVPRICFVNKMDKLGADFYFTVRTIQERLGAKPLVLQLPIGAEDTFEGIVDLVENNAKVWRGETKLGEEYEVVEIPDDLKERAEEYRTALLETVAESDEALLEKFFGGEELSIEEIKGAIRKLTVNSELYPVLCGSAFKNKGVQPMLDAVIDYLPSPLDVENTTGHVPGKEEELLTRKPDASEPFAALAFKIAVHPFFGKLTYVRVYSGKVDSGAQVINSTKGKKERLGKLFQMHSNKENPVGAASAGHIYAVIGLKDTTTGDTLSDPQKQIVLESMTFPDPVIEVSIEPKTKSDQEKLGTAIQRLSEEDPTFSVKLDQETGQTVIGGMGELHLDILVDRMRREFKVEANVGKPQVAYRETLTKAVEKHEYTHKKQTGGSGQFAKVIIALEPFVGEDGATYEFENKVTGGRVPREYIPSVDAGIQDAMQYGVLAGYPLVNIKAKLLDGAYHDVDSSEMAFKIAGAQALKEAARKAGPVILEPLMAVEVITPEDYMGDVIGDLNSRRGQIQAMEERSGARVVKALVPLSEMFGYIGDLRSKTQGRANYSMVFDSYAEVPANVSKEIIAKATGE
- the tuf gene encoding elongation factor Tu, translated to MAKAKFERTKPHVNIGTIGHVDHGKTTLTAAITKVLADKYPTLNAAFAFDQIDKAPEEKARGITINISHVEYQTEKRHYAHVDAPGHADYIKNMITGAAQMDGAILVVAATDGPMPQTREHVLLARQVGVPYILVALNKSDMVDDEEILELVEMEVRELLAAQEFDEDAPVVRVSGLKALEGDEKWVASVVELMDAVDESIPDPVRETEKPFLMPIEDVFTITGRGTVVTGRVERGIVNVNEEVEIVGIKEKTTKTTITGIEMFRKLLDQGQAGDNVGLLVRGIKREDVERGQVVVKPGTTTPHTEFEGQAYILSKDEGGRHTPFFNNYRPQFYFRTTDVTGVVTLPEGTEMVMPGDNTEMLVKLIQPIAMEEGLRFAIREGGRTVGAGRVIKILK
- a CDS encoding NAD(P)/FAD-dependent oxidoreductase; the encoded protein is MTAPIVIVGAGLAGLRTAEELRRAGYEGGLVLVGDEDRPPYDRPPLSKQFVRGEVEDTALRPPEFFAEKQIELRLGVAAAGVDIAHRRLLLADGGELEYAHLVIATGLRPRRLTGLPELAGIHVLRSHSDAVALRAAVGSARSALVIGAGFIGCEVAASFRAEGLDVVLVEPQAAPLAGVLGEQVGERVAEMHRAKGVDVRCGLGVSLLHADENGAVRGAELSDGSEVAADLVVFGVGSRPEVEWLAESGVELAPAGAGGGVLADENGRTSAAGVWAAGDVAAWRTAAGAHRRMEHWTSAGEQARVVALHILAELVPGTEVPAVPAQVPYFWSDQYELKLQALGKPSPADDLHVEPGNGHAFIAYYSRDGILTAVVGAGMAGKVMKARGKIAAGARVADVLAPA
- a CDS encoding glutamate racemase; amino-acid sequence: MIVALIDSGLGLLPTAAWLRKLRPDVDLLLQLDPDGAPWGPKPEAWTVQRVLDTAADSLRLGAEVIVLPCNTASVTALAQLRAMVGPQVPVVGTVPAIKPAAAECRSVAVWATAATTASRYQADLIARFGGAAEVVGIACHGLADSIDRGELAAARRAIASAAERTPDGVEGVVLGCTHYPLMADEILAALPAGVRLFDSAPAVAAQTVRRMAELGRPSTGNGTILVRTSGRPGPLPPSAGAFESGRLLGAGLP